The genomic region CTTGGAATTTCGCGTCAATATCATCGCGATAATCCGCCCAGAACTCGTAGTTATAGAGGAACGTGTTCTGTGCATTGTTTGGATCGGTTGGCATATGTGGTGCCATTTCGATGCCAAGCTCTGCATGGTTGCCAACCAGTGGCGCAGAGGACAGACGTGCAGGGCCATAGGAGATGTAGGCGGCCTGATCTGCCAGACGCTGCGTGTCGGTTGCGAAATAGACGAAGTCCATCACGCGGGCCAGACGATCTTCGGGCAGACCTGCTGGGATGATCCAACCATCAAGGTCGAATACCTGTGCGTCCCACATCATGCCGATTGGCTGGTTCTGCTCAACGATGGCCGAGAATAGACGGCCATTATAGGTCGAACCGATAAAGACTTCGCCATCCGCCAAAAGCTGTGGCGTATCGGCGCCTGCGTTCCACCAGATCACGCTGTCGCGGATGGTGTCGAGCTTGGCCAATGCCCGCTCTTGACCTTCATCAGTGGCCAGAACGTCATAGACGTCTGCCTTTGCAACGCCGTCACAAAGCAAGGCCCATTCCATGTTGTTGATTGGGCGGCTCTCAAGCGAACGCATGCCAGGATATGTTTCGAGATCGAACACATCACAGATGTCATTTGGAGGCTCTACACCATCAGGCACCATGTCGGTGCGATAGCCGAAGGTGGTGGAGTAAACGATCTGTGGGATGAAGCAATCGCCAACCAAAAGGTCACCGAAATCTTCGCTTGCGGGTGTGCCATCGGGCGCAGGTGCAAGCATCTCATCAGGATCGATTTCCATGGCGAGGCCTTCGTCACACAGACGCAGCGCGTCCGATGCCACAACGTCAACCAAGTCCCATGTCAGGTTGCCCGCTTCGTTCATCGCGCGCAGTTTTGCCACCGCTTCGTTCGAGCTTTCGTCCCAAACGACCTGAACATCAGGGTTATTCGCGGTGTATGGATCCGTGTAAGCGTTGGTTTGGCTGGCCTGAT from Rhodobacterales bacterium HKCCA1288 harbors:
- a CDS encoding extracellular solute-binding protein, translating into MKLSKTLLATSALGVAAAGLAYAGGHMATGTFTFVSWGGAYQASQTNAYTDPYTANNPDVQVVWDESSNEAVAKLRAMNEAGNLTWDLVDVVASDALRLCDEGLAMEIDPDEMLAPAPDGTPASEDFGDLLVGDCFIPQIVYSTTFGYRTDMVPDGVEPPNDICDVFDLETYPGMRSLESRPINNMEWALLCDGVAKADVYDVLATDEGQERALAKLDTIRDSVIWWNAGADTPQLLADGEVFIGSTYNGRLFSAIVEQNQPIGMMWDAQVFDLDGWIIPAGLPEDRLARVMDFVYFATDTQRLADQAAYISYGPARLSSAPLVGNHAELGIEMAPHMPTDPNNAQNTFLYNYEFWADYRDDIDAKFQAWLAQ